In Centroberyx gerrardi isolate f3 chromosome 11, fCenGer3.hap1.cur.20231027, whole genome shotgun sequence, the following are encoded in one genomic region:
- the smg6 gene encoding telomerase-binding protein EST1A isoform X2, whose amino-acid sequence MEDGEEGGKGEELEGMVRVSAFPMDLRELLPSVKVWSDWMLGQPDQWNPPPCNIDCSPDVWQCLADLCNVLARVDHGEAPLYKADTDEGEGDEELSLLLLEEDRLLAGFVPLLAAPQEPCYIDRHTDTAIAADCKRVTVLKYFLEALCGQEEPLLAFKGGKYVSMATSPPPSRSMDGRSRQDSQTEKEGDDVIVEAESSLSASDGEVDVEEEGDSENDIRELRARRHALTNKLAQQQRRRDKIQAVLQTGGVLELEVRPLFLVPDTNGFIDHLDGLKKLLQCGTYILVVPLIVITELDGLAKGQDNFGGGAMGPGGRGSGNRGNYNVSVAHVRAVQEKARLAVVFLERGFEAREPCLRALTSRGSQLESIAFRSEDTSGQQGNNDDMILSCCLHYCKDKAKDFMPDQRSGPVRLRREVVLLTDDRNLRVKALTRNVPVRDIPAFLSWAKVG is encoded by the exons atggaggatggagaggaggggggtaaaggggaggagctggagggcaTGGTGAGGGTCTCTGCCTTCCCAATGGACCTTAGAGAACTGCTGCCAAGCGTCAAGGTCTGGTCTGACTGGATGTTGGGACAACCAGACCAGTGGAACCCCCCACCATGCAATATAGA ctgcagccctgatGTTTGGCAGTGCCTGGCCGACCTGTGTAACGTGCTGGCGCGTGTGGACCACGGGGAGGCGCCGCTGTACAAAGCAGACACGGACGAAGGCGAGGGAGACGAGGAGCTGAGTCTACTGCTCCTGGAGGAGGACAGGCTGCTGGCCGGCTTCGTACCGCTGCTGGCTGCACCACAGGAGCCCTGctacatagacagacacaccgACACG GCTATAGCGGCAGATTGTAAGAGAGTGACAGTGCTGAAGTACTTCCTGGAGGCTTTGTGTGGACAGGAAGAGCCTCTGTTGGCCTTCAAAGGAGGTAAATACGTCTCTATGGCAACCTCTCCTCCGCCTAGCCGCTCGATGGATGGAAGGAGCAGGCAGGATtctcagacagagaaagag GGTGATGATGTTATAGTGGAGGCAGAGTCATCTCTCTCCGCGTCGGACGGAGAGGTGGATGTCGAGGAGGAAGGGGACAGTGAGAATGACATTAGAGAGCTGAGGGCTCGTCGCCACGCCCTCACCAACAAACTGGCCCAACAGCAGAGGCGCAGGGACAAGATACAG gcggTGTTGCAGACAGGCGGTGTATTGGAGCTGGAGGTGCGGCCTCTCTTCTTGGTTCCAGATACCAATGGATTCATTGATCACCTGGACGGACTGAAGAAACTCCTCCAGTGTGGCACGTACATACTGGTGGTGCCGCTCATAG TGATTACAGAGTTGGATGGCTTGGCCAAAGGCCAGGACAACTTTGGTGGAGGAGCGATGGGGCCAGGTGGGCGTGGCAGCGGCAACCGGGGCAACTACAACGTTAGTGTGGCCCACGTACGGGCCGTGCAGGAGAAGGCCCGGCTGGCGGTGGTGTTCCTGGAGCGAGGGTTCGAGGCCAGGGAGCCGTGCCTCAGAGCCTTGACAAGCAGAGGAAGCCAGCTTGAGTCCATTGCCTTCCGCAGTGAAGATACTTCTGGACAACAG ggcaacaatgatgacatgATCCTGTCCTGTTGTCTCCACTACTGCAAAGACAAGGCAAAGGACTTCATGCCTGATCAGAGAA gtGGGCCAGTGCGGTTGCGGAGGGAGGTGGTCCTCCTTACAGACGACCGTAACCTGCGGGTCAAAGCTCTGACCCGCAACGTCCCAGTCCGAGACATCCCTGCTTTCCTCAGCTGGGCCAAAGTGGGCTGA